From one Triticum aestivum cultivar Chinese Spring chromosome 4B, IWGSC CS RefSeq v2.1, whole genome shotgun sequence genomic stretch:
- the LOC123089915 gene encoding antimicrobial peptides-like, with protein sequence MAYKNKSLLTVATACVATSVGTSIVLLVSLVVARLRVDDPEENDSCDLKCQHHQVPARKKQCVDECHSREHHHPSRASCENKCSHWQDPTRKDQCVQQCMRRGLSLAVGGGNDVDEHRHAQEEEVAGRPCDRECQLSCQRKCQGWKDRTKHQQCVRQCVRGSNIVDDEHLRGWEAVAGAIIEAV encoded by the exons ATGGCATATAAAAACAAATCACTCCTCACCGTGGCAACCGCCTGCGTCGCCACGTCCGTG GGTACTAGTATAGTACTGCTCGTGTCCCTCGTGGTTGCCCGTCTGCGCGTCGATGATCCGGAGGAGAACGACTCGTGCGACCTCAAGTGCCAACACCACCAAGTTCCGGCGAGGAAAAAGCAGTGCGTCGACGAGTGCCACAGCCGGGAGCATCACCACCCCAGCAGAGCGTCTTGCGAGAACAAGTGTAGCCACTGGCAAGACCCGACGAGGAAGGACCAGTGCGTGCAACAGTGCATGCGCCGCGGCCTCAGCCTCGCTGTGGGCGGCGGCAACGACGTCGACGAGCACCGCCACGCCcaagaggaggaggtcgccgggcgTCCGTGCGACAGGGAGTGCCAACTGTCTTGCCAAAGGAAGTGCCAGGGCTGGAAAGATCGGACCAAGCACCAACAGTGCGTGCGACAATGCGTTCGCGGCAGCAACATCGTCGACGACGAGCACCTCCGCGGCTGGGAAGCGGTGGCCGGCGCCATCATCGAGGCGGTGTGA